One window of Haemorhous mexicanus isolate bHaeMex1 chromosome 16, bHaeMex1.pri, whole genome shotgun sequence genomic DNA carries:
- the LOC132335025 gene encoding low affinity immunoglobulin gamma Fc region receptor III-like isoform X6, whose product MAGDTGIAGKVALLLWVPACPALSLLPPAQTLGLAGAQTPQLLVEPPWTPPVVWDRVTLTCQGLGTAGATTWYKDGQRWWQERHDRLNVTESGTYECDRPGTGLSPPVTVLDDDLVLQVPARALLEGDTVTLRCRGRWNSPVTKVRFFKDENNLTRSLNATELSLSPLQLNHSGSYRCKGWVRSWPSGSAAVTVTVHGTYQCMATNQADEHCVFRALSPELALEVTPRDTGTHRDAVASGYGGALLFLLLLVGVIVAWHRWHRVAARKNQERAPPDPPPPPEEGEVLYTHVVVTKRAAVSPRATTLQDPQVTYAELRGPQGQPREPGDTYRNVL is encoded by the exons atggctggggacaccgggattgcagggaaggtggcactgctcctgtggg tgccagcctgcccagccctgtcccttctccctccagcccagacCCTCGGCCTCGCTG GGGCCCAGACCCCCCAGCTCCTCGTGGAACCCCCTTGGACGCCGCCGGTGGTGTGGGACCGGGTGACACTGACCTGCCAGGGCTTGGGGACCGCCGGTGCCACCACCTGGTACAAGGACGGGCAGCGCTGGTGGCAGGAGAGACATGACCGCCTCAATGTCACAGAGAGTGGCACCTACGAGTGTGACAGACCTGGCACTGGGCTCAGCCCCCCTGTGACAGTCTTAGATG atgatctggtgctgcaggtgccagcacgggcgctgctggagggggacacggtgacactgcGCTGCCGGGGGCGGTGGAACAGCCCAGTCACCAAGGTGCGATTTTTCAAGGATGAGAATAATCTGACGAGGTCCCTTAATGCGaccgagctgtccctgtcccccctccagCTGAACCACAGCGGCAGCTACCGCTGCAAGGGCTGGGTGAGGTCCTGGCCGTCAggctcagcagcagtgacagtgacagtgcacg GCACCTACCAGTGCATGGCCACCAACCAGGCAGACGAGCATTGCGTGTTCCGGGCACTCAGCCCAGAGCTAGCCCTGGAGGTGACACCACGGGatacagggacacacagggatgcAG TGGCTTCAGGGTATGGTGGGGCCcttttgttcctgctcctgctcgtGGGTGTCATTGTGGCCTGGCACCGGTGGCACCGTGTGG CTGCCAGGAAGAATCAGGAAAG ggcccccccagatcccccaccccccccagaGGAGGGGGAGGTGCTGTACACCCACGTCGTGGTCACCAAGAGGGCAGCAG TGTCCCCCCGTGCCACCACACTCCAGGATCCCCAGGTGACCTACGCGGAACTGCGGGGACCCCAGGGGCAACCGCGGGAACCCGGTGACACCTACAGGAATGTGCTGTGA
- the LOC132335025 gene encoding Fc receptor-like protein 5 isoform X4, which translates to MAGDTGIAGKVALLLWVPACPALSLLPPAQTLGLAGAQTPQLLVEPPWTPPVVWDRVTLTCQGLGTAGATTWYKDGQRWWQERHDRLNVTESGTYECDRPGTGLSPPVTVLDDDLVLQVPARALLEGDTVTLRCRGRWNSPVTKVRFFKDENNLTRSLNATELSLSPLQLNHSGSYRCKGWVRSWPSGSAAVTVTVHVPVANATITPGSLSHQVHAGDPVTLHCLVQVGSAPVTFTWLRNGQEVARGPLLEFRVTNMGHSGTYQCMATNQADEHCVFRALSPELALEVTPRDTGTHRDAAARKNQERAPPDPPPPPEEGEVLYTHVVVTKRAAVSPRATTLQDPQVTYAELRGPQGQPREPGDTYRNVL; encoded by the exons atggctggggacaccgggattgcagggaaggtggcactgctcctgtggg tgccagcctgcccagccctgtcccttctccctccagcccagacCCTCGGCCTCGCTG GGGCCCAGACCCCCCAGCTCCTCGTGGAACCCCCTTGGACGCCGCCGGTGGTGTGGGACCGGGTGACACTGACCTGCCAGGGCTTGGGGACCGCCGGTGCCACCACCTGGTACAAGGACGGGCAGCGCTGGTGGCAGGAGAGACATGACCGCCTCAATGTCACAGAGAGTGGCACCTACGAGTGTGACAGACCTGGCACTGGGCTCAGCCCCCCTGTGACAGTCTTAGATG atgatctggtgctgcaggtgccagcacgggcgctgctggagggggacacggtgacactgcGCTGCCGGGGGCGGTGGAACAGCCCAGTCACCAAGGTGCGATTTTTCAAGGATGAGAATAATCTGACGAGGTCCCTTAATGCGaccgagctgtccctgtcccccctccagCTGAACCACAGCGGCAGCTACCGCTGCAAGGGCTGGGTGAGGTCCTGGCCGTCAggctcagcagcagtgacagtgacagtgcacg TGCCCGTGGccaatgccaccatcacccccGGTTCCCTGTCACACCAGGTGCATGCAGGTGACCCAGTGACACTGCACTGCTTagtgcaggtgggctcagcccctgtcaCCTTCACCTGGCTGCGCAatgggcaggaggtggcccgGGGTCCCCTTCTGGAGTTCAGGGTCACCAATATGGGACATTCAGGCACCTACCAGTGCATGGCCACCAACCAGGCAGACGAGCATTGCGTGTTCCGGGCACTCAGCCCAGAGCTAGCCCTGGAGGTGACACCACGGGatacagggacacacagggatgcAG CTGCCAGGAAGAATCAGGAAAG ggcccccccagatcccccaccccccccagaGGAGGGGGAGGTGCTGTACACCCACGTCGTGGTCACCAAGAGGGCAGCAG TGTCCCCCCGTGCCACCACACTCCAGGATCCCCAGGTGACCTACGCGGAACTGCGGGGACCCCAGGGGCAACCGCGGGAACCCGGTGACACCTACAGGAATGTGCTGTGA
- the LOC132335025 gene encoding Fc receptor-like protein 5 isoform X1: MAGDTGIAGKVALLLWVPACPALSLLPPAQTLGLAGAQTPQLLVEPPWTPPVVWDRVTLTCQGLGTAGATTWYKDGQRWWQERHDRLNVTESGTYECDRPGTGLSPPVTVLDDDLVLQVPARALLEGDTVTLRCRGRWNSPVTKVRFFKDENNLTRSLNATELSLSPLQLNHSGSYRCKGWVRSWPSGSAAVTVTVHVPVANATITPGSLSHQVHAGDPVTLHCLVQVGSAPVTFTWLRNGQEVARGPLLEFRVTNMGHSGTYQCMATNQADEHCVFRALSPELALEVTPRDTGTHRDAVASGYGGALLFLLLLVGVIVAWHRWHRVAARKNQERAPPDPPPPPEEGEVLYTHVVVTKRAAVSPRATTLQDPQVTYAELRGPQGQPREPGDTYRNVL; encoded by the exons atggctggggacaccgggattgcagggaaggtggcactgctcctgtggg tgccagcctgcccagccctgtcccttctccctccagcccagacCCTCGGCCTCGCTG GGGCCCAGACCCCCCAGCTCCTCGTGGAACCCCCTTGGACGCCGCCGGTGGTGTGGGACCGGGTGACACTGACCTGCCAGGGCTTGGGGACCGCCGGTGCCACCACCTGGTACAAGGACGGGCAGCGCTGGTGGCAGGAGAGACATGACCGCCTCAATGTCACAGAGAGTGGCACCTACGAGTGTGACAGACCTGGCACTGGGCTCAGCCCCCCTGTGACAGTCTTAGATG atgatctggtgctgcaggtgccagcacgggcgctgctggagggggacacggtgacactgcGCTGCCGGGGGCGGTGGAACAGCCCAGTCACCAAGGTGCGATTTTTCAAGGATGAGAATAATCTGACGAGGTCCCTTAATGCGaccgagctgtccctgtcccccctccagCTGAACCACAGCGGCAGCTACCGCTGCAAGGGCTGGGTGAGGTCCTGGCCGTCAggctcagcagcagtgacagtgacagtgcacg TGCCCGTGGccaatgccaccatcacccccGGTTCCCTGTCACACCAGGTGCATGCAGGTGACCCAGTGACACTGCACTGCTTagtgcaggtgggctcagcccctgtcaCCTTCACCTGGCTGCGCAatgggcaggaggtggcccgGGGTCCCCTTCTGGAGTTCAGGGTCACCAATATGGGACATTCAGGCACCTACCAGTGCATGGCCACCAACCAGGCAGACGAGCATTGCGTGTTCCGGGCACTCAGCCCAGAGCTAGCCCTGGAGGTGACACCACGGGatacagggacacacagggatgcAG TGGCTTCAGGGTATGGTGGGGCCcttttgttcctgctcctgctcgtGGGTGTCATTGTGGCCTGGCACCGGTGGCACCGTGTGG CTGCCAGGAAGAATCAGGAAAG ggcccccccagatcccccaccccccccagaGGAGGGGGAGGTGCTGTACACCCACGTCGTGGTCACCAAGAGGGCAGCAG TGTCCCCCCGTGCCACCACACTCCAGGATCCCCAGGTGACCTACGCGGAACTGCGGGGACCCCAGGGGCAACCGCGGGAACCCGGTGACACCTACAGGAATGTGCTGTGA
- the LOC132335025 gene encoding Fc receptor-like protein 5 isoform X3: MAGDTGIAGKVALLLWGAQTPQLLVEPPWTPPVVWDRVTLTCQGLGTAGATTWYKDGQRWWQERHDRLNVTESGTYECDRPGTGLSPPVTVLDDDLVLQVPARALLEGDTVTLRCRGRWNSPVTKVRFFKDENNLTRSLNATELSLSPLQLNHSGSYRCKGWVRSWPSGSAAVTVTVHVPVANATITPGSLSHQVHAGDPVTLHCLVQVGSAPVTFTWLRNGQEVARGPLLEFRVTNMGHSGTYQCMATNQADEHCVFRALSPELALEVTPRDTGTHRDAVASGYGGALLFLLLLVGVIVAWHRWHRVAARKNQERAPPDPPPPPEEGEVLYTHVVVTKRAAVSPRATTLQDPQVTYAELRGPQGQPREPGDTYRNVL, encoded by the exons atggctggggacaccgggattgcagggaaggtggcactgctcctgtggg GGGCCCAGACCCCCCAGCTCCTCGTGGAACCCCCTTGGACGCCGCCGGTGGTGTGGGACCGGGTGACACTGACCTGCCAGGGCTTGGGGACCGCCGGTGCCACCACCTGGTACAAGGACGGGCAGCGCTGGTGGCAGGAGAGACATGACCGCCTCAATGTCACAGAGAGTGGCACCTACGAGTGTGACAGACCTGGCACTGGGCTCAGCCCCCCTGTGACAGTCTTAGATG atgatctggtgctgcaggtgccagcacgggcgctgctggagggggacacggtgacactgcGCTGCCGGGGGCGGTGGAACAGCCCAGTCACCAAGGTGCGATTTTTCAAGGATGAGAATAATCTGACGAGGTCCCTTAATGCGaccgagctgtccctgtcccccctccagCTGAACCACAGCGGCAGCTACCGCTGCAAGGGCTGGGTGAGGTCCTGGCCGTCAggctcagcagcagtgacagtgacagtgcacg TGCCCGTGGccaatgccaccatcacccccGGTTCCCTGTCACACCAGGTGCATGCAGGTGACCCAGTGACACTGCACTGCTTagtgcaggtgggctcagcccctgtcaCCTTCACCTGGCTGCGCAatgggcaggaggtggcccgGGGTCCCCTTCTGGAGTTCAGGGTCACCAATATGGGACATTCAGGCACCTACCAGTGCATGGCCACCAACCAGGCAGACGAGCATTGCGTGTTCCGGGCACTCAGCCCAGAGCTAGCCCTGGAGGTGACACCACGGGatacagggacacacagggatgcAG TGGCTTCAGGGTATGGTGGGGCCcttttgttcctgctcctgctcgtGGGTGTCATTGTGGCCTGGCACCGGTGGCACCGTGTGG CTGCCAGGAAGAATCAGGAAAG ggcccccccagatcccccaccccccccagaGGAGGGGGAGGTGCTGTACACCCACGTCGTGGTCACCAAGAGGGCAGCAG TGTCCCCCCGTGCCACCACACTCCAGGATCCCCAGGTGACCTACGCGGAACTGCGGGGACCCCAGGGGCAACCGCGGGAACCCGGTGACACCTACAGGAATGTGCTGTGA
- the LOC132335025 gene encoding low affinity immunoglobulin gamma Fc region receptor III-like isoform X2, which translates to MAGDTGIAGKVALLLWAQTLGLAGAQTPQLLVEPPWTPPVVWDRVTLTCQGLGTAGATTWYKDGQRWWQERHDRLNVTESGTYECDRPGTGLSPPVTVLDDDLVLQVPARALLEGDTVTLRCRGRWNSPVTKVRFFKDENNLTRSLNATELSLSPLQLNHSGSYRCKGWVRSWPSGSAAVTVTVHVPVANATITPGSLSHQVHAGDPVTLHCLVQVGSAPVTFTWLRNGQEVARGPLLEFRVTNMGHSGTYQCMATNQADEHCVFRALSPELALEVTPRDTGTHRDAVASGYGGALLFLLLLVGVIVAWHRWHRVAARKNQERAPPDPPPPPEEGEVLYTHVVVTKRAAVSPRATTLQDPQVTYAELRGPQGQPREPGDTYRNVL; encoded by the exons atggctggggacaccgggattgcagggaaggtggcactgctcctgtggg cccagacCCTCGGCCTCGCTG GGGCCCAGACCCCCCAGCTCCTCGTGGAACCCCCTTGGACGCCGCCGGTGGTGTGGGACCGGGTGACACTGACCTGCCAGGGCTTGGGGACCGCCGGTGCCACCACCTGGTACAAGGACGGGCAGCGCTGGTGGCAGGAGAGACATGACCGCCTCAATGTCACAGAGAGTGGCACCTACGAGTGTGACAGACCTGGCACTGGGCTCAGCCCCCCTGTGACAGTCTTAGATG atgatctggtgctgcaggtgccagcacgggcgctgctggagggggacacggtgacactgcGCTGCCGGGGGCGGTGGAACAGCCCAGTCACCAAGGTGCGATTTTTCAAGGATGAGAATAATCTGACGAGGTCCCTTAATGCGaccgagctgtccctgtcccccctccagCTGAACCACAGCGGCAGCTACCGCTGCAAGGGCTGGGTGAGGTCCTGGCCGTCAggctcagcagcagtgacagtgacagtgcacg TGCCCGTGGccaatgccaccatcacccccGGTTCCCTGTCACACCAGGTGCATGCAGGTGACCCAGTGACACTGCACTGCTTagtgcaggtgggctcagcccctgtcaCCTTCACCTGGCTGCGCAatgggcaggaggtggcccgGGGTCCCCTTCTGGAGTTCAGGGTCACCAATATGGGACATTCAGGCACCTACCAGTGCATGGCCACCAACCAGGCAGACGAGCATTGCGTGTTCCGGGCACTCAGCCCAGAGCTAGCCCTGGAGGTGACACCACGGGatacagggacacacagggatgcAG TGGCTTCAGGGTATGGTGGGGCCcttttgttcctgctcctgctcgtGGGTGTCATTGTGGCCTGGCACCGGTGGCACCGTGTGG CTGCCAGGAAGAATCAGGAAAG ggcccccccagatcccccaccccccccagaGGAGGGGGAGGTGCTGTACACCCACGTCGTGGTCACCAAGAGGGCAGCAG TGTCCCCCCGTGCCACCACACTCCAGGATCCCCAGGTGACCTACGCGGAACTGCGGGGACCCCAGGGGCAACCGCGGGAACCCGGTGACACCTACAGGAATGTGCTGTGA
- the LOC132335025 gene encoding Fc receptor-like protein 5 isoform X5: protein MAGDTGIAGKVALLLWVPACPALSLLPPAQTLGLAGAQTPQLLVEPPWTPPVVWDRVTLTCQGLGTAGATTWYKDGQRWWQERHDRLNVTESGTYECDRPGTGLSPPVTVLDDDLVLQVPARALLEGDTVTLRCRGRWNSPVTKVRFFKDENNLTRSLNATELSLSPLQLNHSGSYRCKGWVRSWPSGSAAVTVTVHVPVANATITPGSLSHQVHAGDPVTLHCLVQVGSAPVTFTWLRNGQEVARGPLLEFRVTNMGHSGTYQCMATNQADEHCVFRALSPELALEVTPRDTGTHRDAVASGYGGALLFLLLLVGVIVAWHRWHRVGGWQWRDRYPREL, encoded by the exons atggctggggacaccgggattgcagggaaggtggcactgctcctgtggg tgccagcctgcccagccctgtcccttctccctccagcccagacCCTCGGCCTCGCTG GGGCCCAGACCCCCCAGCTCCTCGTGGAACCCCCTTGGACGCCGCCGGTGGTGTGGGACCGGGTGACACTGACCTGCCAGGGCTTGGGGACCGCCGGTGCCACCACCTGGTACAAGGACGGGCAGCGCTGGTGGCAGGAGAGACATGACCGCCTCAATGTCACAGAGAGTGGCACCTACGAGTGTGACAGACCTGGCACTGGGCTCAGCCCCCCTGTGACAGTCTTAGATG atgatctggtgctgcaggtgccagcacgggcgctgctggagggggacacggtgacactgcGCTGCCGGGGGCGGTGGAACAGCCCAGTCACCAAGGTGCGATTTTTCAAGGATGAGAATAATCTGACGAGGTCCCTTAATGCGaccgagctgtccctgtcccccctccagCTGAACCACAGCGGCAGCTACCGCTGCAAGGGCTGGGTGAGGTCCTGGCCGTCAggctcagcagcagtgacagtgacagtgcacg TGCCCGTGGccaatgccaccatcacccccGGTTCCCTGTCACACCAGGTGCATGCAGGTGACCCAGTGACACTGCACTGCTTagtgcaggtgggctcagcccctgtcaCCTTCACCTGGCTGCGCAatgggcaggaggtggcccgGGGTCCCCTTCTGGAGTTCAGGGTCACCAATATGGGACATTCAGGCACCTACCAGTGCATGGCCACCAACCAGGCAGACGAGCATTGCGTGTTCCGGGCACTCAGCCCAGAGCTAGCCCTGGAGGTGACACCACGGGatacagggacacacagggatgcAG TGGCTTCAGGGTATGGTGGGGCCcttttgttcctgctcctgctcgtGGGTGTCATTGTGGCCTGGCACCGGTGGCACCGTGTGGGTGGGTGGCAATGGAGAGACCGGTATCCCAGGGAGCTGTAG